A genome region from Euphorbia lathyris chromosome 4, ddEupLath1.1, whole genome shotgun sequence includes the following:
- the LOC136226573 gene encoding polyadenylate-binding protein 8-like — protein MAQVQVPVQAQGVNGGNNPQFVTTSLYVGDLEQNVTDSHLYDLFNQVGQVVSVRVCRDLTTRRSLGYGYVNYSNPQDAARALDMLNFTPLNGNPIRIMYSHRDPSIRKSGAGNIFIKNLDKAIDHKALHDTFSAFGNILSCKVATDSAGQSKGYGFVQFDNEEAAQKAIEKLNGMLLNDKQVYVGPFLRKQERDTSTDKTRFNNVFVKNLAEVTGEEDLRKSFGEFGPITSVVVMRDGDGKSRCFGFVNFENADDAARAVDALNGKKVDDKEWYVGKAQKKSERENELKTRFEQSMKEAADKFQGANLYIKNLDDSIVDEKLKELFSPFGTITSCKVMRDPNGISRGSGFVAFSTPEEASRALMEMNGKMIVSKPLYVALAQRKEDRRARLQAQFSQMRPVAMAPSVGPRMPMYPPGGPGIGQQIFYGQAPPAIIPPQPGFGYQQQLVPGMRPGGAPMPNFFVPMVQQGQQGQRPGGRRAGAGQQSQQPVPMMQQQMLPRGRVYRYPPGRGMPDVSMSGVGGGMLSVPYDMGGIPLREAGLSQSIPIGALASALANASPEQQRTMLGENLYPLVEQLEPDAAAKVTGMLLEMDQTEVLHLLESPEALKSKVAEAMEVLRSVQQQQAGGAADQLASLSLSENLVS, from the exons ATGGCACAGGTTCAGGTTCCAGTTCAGGCGCAGGGTGTGAACGGCGGAAACAACCCGCAGTTTGTGACGACTTCCCTTTACGTTGGGGATCTGGAGCAGAACGTGACTGATTCGCACTTGTACGATCTGTTTAATCAAGTCGGACAAGTGGTTTCCGTTCGGGTTTGCAGAGACTTGACTACCCGACGATCTCTGGGTTACGGCTATGTGAACTATAGCAATCCTCAAGATG CTGCAAGGGCATTGGATATGCTGAATTTCACCCCTCTGAATGGAAACCCCATCAGAATCATGTATTCACATCGTGACCCAAGTATCCGCAAAAGTGGGGCTGGTAACATCTTTATCAAG AATTTGGATAAGGCAATTGACCACAAGGCATTGCATGACACCTTCTCTGCTTTTGGAAATATTCTCTCCTGCAAGGTAGCTACTGATTCTGCTGGCCAGTCCAAGGGCTATGGATTTGTCCAGTTTGACAACGAGGAAGCTGCCCAAAAGGCAATAGAGAAGTTGAATGGTATGCTGTTGAATGATAAGCAAGTGTATGTGGGACCCTTCCTTCGCAAGCAGGAAAGAGACACTTCAACTGACAAGACTAGATTCAATAATGTCTTTGTGAAGAATCTTGCTGAAGTGACAGGTGAAGAAGATTTAAGGAAAAGTTTTGGTGAATTTGGACCCATAACTAGTGTTGTGGTGATGAGGGATGGGGACGGGAAGTCAAGGTGCTTTGGATTTGTCAACTTTGAGAATGCAGATGATGCTGCAAGAGCTGTTGATGCACTTAATGGAAAAAAAGTTGATGACAAGGAGTGGTATGTTGGGAAGGCCCAAAAGAAATCTGAGAGGGAAAATGAATTGAAAACACGATTTGAGCAGAGCATGAAGGAGGCAGCTGACAAGTTTCAGGGGGCCAATCTGTACATTAAAAATCTAGATGATAGCATAGTTGATGAAAAGCTTAAGGAGCTCTTTTCCCCATTTGGAACAATCACGTCATGCAAG GTTATGAGAGATCCTAATGGAATAAGCAGAGGTTCAGGGTTTGTAGCATTCTCAACTCCTGAGGAGGCATCTAGAGCT CTTATGGAGATGAATGGTAAAATGATAGTTAGCAAACCTTTATATGTTGCACTGGCGCAACGAAAGGAAGACAGGAGAGCTAGGTTGCAG GCTCAATTCTCCCAAATGAGACCAGTTGCAATGGCACCATCTGTTGGTCCTCGCATGCCAATGTATCCTCCTGGTGGTCCAGGAATTGGACAGCAGATATTCTATGGACAAGCTCCACCTGCTATCATTCCTCCACAG CCAGGATTTGGATATCAGCAGCAGCTTGTACCTGGCATGAGGCCTGGAGGAGCTCCTATGCCAAATTTCTTCGTTCCAATGGTTCAGCAAGGACAGCAAGGACAGCGTCCTGGTGGTCGACGGGCAGGAGCTGGTCAGCAATCCCAGCAGCCAGTCCCAATGATGCAGCAGCAG ATGCTTCCAAGGGGACGTGTCTATCGCTACCCTCCTGGCCGTGGCATGCCTGATGTCTCAATGTCTGGTGTTGGAGGAGGCATGCTATCGGTTCCTTATGACATGGGTGGGATTCCTTTGCGTGAGGCAGGTCTCTCTCAAAGTATTCCTATTGGTGCTTTGGCTAGTGCTCTTGCAAATGCTTCACCAGAGCAGCAGAGAACG ATGCTGGGTGAGAATCTCTACCCTCTAGTTGAACAGCTGGAGCCTGATGCAGCAGCTAAGGTGACTGGCATGCTTTTGGAGATGGATCAGACTGAGGTCTTGCACTTGCTGGAATCACCGGAAGCTCTCAAATCAAAGGTTGCTGAAGCTATGGAGGTTCTTAGAAGTGTTCAGCAGCAACAAGCCGGTGGTGCCGCTGATCAACTTGCCTCATTGTCATTGAGTGAAAACCTTGTTTCTTAG